In a single window of the Candidatus Hydrogenedentota bacterium genome:
- a CDS encoding 2-oxoacid:acceptor oxidoreductase family protein: protein MDGNSAVIMCERESSDAAGAYPITPSTQMGEYWAEETAKGHINISNRPLIFVEPEGEHAAAAVTAGLSMTGLRATNFSSGQGIAYMHESLYAAVGKRLTYVLNMGCRAMTKSSLNVHAGHDDYHAVDDTGFFQVFGKSAQEVCDLNIIAHKIAELSLTPGIVGQDGFLTTHLIESILLPERELIAEYLGRPDDIIPTPTPAQKMMFGETRRRIPELWTVDNPMQIGTVQNQDAYMQSVAAQRPFFFDHIQALSDQCFAEFEALTGRGYARVNTYRCEDADYIIFGQGSVVSSAETVADYLRETRKIKIGVVNLIMFRPFPNDLISKLLKGRKGVVILERVDQPLASDLPLMKEVRGAIGKALENGRAGKGPQPYPGIEAYKNAEEAPLLYSGSFGLGSRDLQPEGLIAAVENMLPDGEKKRFFYLSVDFLHDKAYTPKQQIQQQEIEAAYPDIRKLAIRGSENPNLMPKDAITVRFHSVGGWGAITTGKNLAITLFDLLGYHIKANPKYGSEKKGQPTTYYLSAAPEPIRINCEYIYVDVVLSPDPNVFNHSNALAGLKDGGVFIIQSDLDDADAVWKSIPKTYQKIIIDHKIRLYYLDAFKIARDEAADPELQFRMQGNAFQGAFFKASPVMAAQGLTEETLFEAIRKQLQHKFGGKGARVVEDNVRVVARGFDEVREVTDKAISTVAEPILRHELALPVMMRDIPRGDVSLNDIHRFWEQTGEFYMTGRGNDNIVDPFIGLSVVPASTGVFRDMSQIRFDHPLWVPENCTACGSCYTICPDSAIPGLVHSLNEIFDTATKRAEQAHGPTRHLRKALIPVENRLRGRLNTEGEAANPRAILAEVLEDVVAVAVLPEDERPRLEEEAQWFSEALGDFQFSITKPYFVQKEKEKPGSGGLLSITVNPYACKGCMECVKVCNDDALRSVPQRPESLQKLRSDWEVWRALPTTSQEYIRIDDLEEKIGALETLLLDKRAYFTMSGGDGACLGCGEKTIIHLFTATVEALMQRRVKKHLEHLENLIGRLEQHVRLKLASTIDLSNPTALQHAIEGAGNSDLTLGRLSEGLDASHAQEPLDPDWLKWVTGLMAELKRLHWKYTTGANHQGRSSMGIINSTGCTSVWGSTFPFNPYPFPWTNHLFQDSPSMAMGIFEGHMSRMAEGFKAIRMAELALTGDLPWREHEKSLTYFNWRDFSDEEFLLCPPVVSVGGDGAMYDIGFQNLSRLMMSGKPIKVMILDTQVYSNTGGQACTSGFTGQVSDMAQYGKAFQGKEEIRKEIGLIAMAHRTTYCLQGSVSNVTHLLEGFIDGLNIRRPALFNVYAPCMPEHGIADDVASLQSKLAVESRAYPIFRYNPDLGPTPQECFDLDGNPAMESDWPVYTINYTNEEGAPESMEAPLTFADFAVTEGRFRKQFRKAPRDTWNDKMVPLADYIKMPADDRKGLFPYIWMVGKKNELMRVIPAEPIVKAAEDRIQFWTMLRAIALPAQMPDRESIATEVRAEMAQNLAAQLLQMVGGGGTALIEAAASVSAPAAAPVASNNGSSGGHTPGYIDSAGCTACNECIQINPKIFAYNENKKAYVKDPLGGPFKDLVRAAEKCTAQVIHPGTPADPKEKDLDKLLKRAKKFS, encoded by the coding sequence ATGGACGGAAACAGCGCGGTAATCATGTGCGAGCGCGAGTCCAGCGACGCGGCCGGCGCCTATCCGATCACGCCATCGACCCAGATGGGCGAGTATTGGGCGGAAGAGACGGCCAAAGGTCATATCAACATATCCAATCGACCGCTGATCTTTGTGGAGCCGGAAGGGGAGCACGCGGCGGCGGCCGTTACGGCCGGCCTGTCCATGACGGGGCTCCGCGCCACCAACTTCTCCTCGGGCCAGGGTATCGCCTACATGCACGAGTCGCTCTACGCGGCCGTGGGCAAGCGCCTGACCTATGTGTTGAATATGGGCTGCCGCGCCATGACGAAGTCGAGCTTGAACGTGCACGCGGGTCACGACGACTACCACGCGGTGGACGATACGGGCTTCTTCCAGGTTTTCGGAAAGAGCGCTCAGGAAGTGTGCGATCTCAACATCATCGCCCACAAGATTGCGGAGCTTTCCCTCACCCCGGGTATTGTCGGCCAGGACGGGTTCCTGACGACACACCTCATCGAATCCATCCTCCTGCCGGAGCGCGAGCTCATCGCGGAGTATCTGGGGCGGCCCGACGATATCATCCCCACGCCGACCCCGGCGCAAAAGATGATGTTTGGCGAGACCCGTCGTCGGATTCCCGAACTCTGGACCGTGGACAATCCGATGCAAATCGGAACGGTTCAGAATCAGGATGCGTACATGCAGAGCGTGGCCGCGCAACGCCCCTTCTTTTTTGACCATATCCAGGCGCTCTCGGATCAGTGTTTTGCCGAGTTCGAGGCCTTGACCGGTCGCGGGTATGCGAGGGTCAATACGTATCGCTGTGAGGACGCGGACTATATTATCTTCGGCCAGGGCAGTGTGGTCAGTTCCGCGGAAACCGTCGCGGACTATCTGCGCGAGACCCGCAAGATCAAGATCGGTGTAGTGAATCTCATCATGTTCCGCCCCTTCCCGAACGACTTGATCAGCAAGCTGCTCAAGGGCCGCAAGGGCGTCGTTATTCTCGAACGCGTGGACCAGCCCCTCGCCTCCGATCTTCCGCTCATGAAGGAAGTCCGCGGCGCAATCGGCAAGGCGCTCGAAAACGGGCGCGCCGGCAAGGGTCCCCAGCCCTATCCCGGTATCGAAGCTTATAAGAACGCGGAAGAAGCGCCGCTGCTCTATTCTGGATCCTTTGGTCTCGGCAGCCGCGACCTTCAGCCCGAGGGGCTTATTGCGGCGGTTGAGAACATGCTGCCCGACGGCGAAAAGAAGCGCTTCTTCTACCTTTCCGTCGACTTTCTGCACGACAAGGCCTATACGCCCAAACAGCAGATTCAGCAGCAGGAGATTGAAGCCGCCTACCCCGACATTCGGAAACTGGCGATCCGCGGCAGCGAGAACCCCAACCTGATGCCGAAGGACGCCATCACGGTGCGCTTCCATTCGGTGGGCGGCTGGGGCGCCATCACCACGGGCAAGAACCTCGCCATCACCCTGTTTGACCTCCTGGGATACCACATAAAGGCGAATCCCAAGTACGGCTCAGAGAAGAAGGGGCAGCCGACGACCTACTACCTTTCCGCGGCACCCGAGCCGATTCGAATCAATTGTGAATATATCTATGTGGATGTGGTTCTTTCCCCGGACCCGAATGTATTCAATCACAGCAATGCCCTCGCCGGCCTGAAAGATGGCGGCGTCTTCATTATCCAGTCTGATCTCGATGACGCCGACGCCGTCTGGAAGAGCATCCCAAAGACCTACCAGAAAATCATCATCGACCATAAGATCCGCCTCTATTACCTCGACGCCTTCAAAATTGCCCGCGACGAGGCGGCCGACCCCGAATTGCAGTTCCGAATGCAGGGTAACGCCTTCCAGGGCGCCTTCTTCAAGGCTTCGCCCGTGATGGCGGCACAGGGTCTCACCGAAGAAACGCTCTTCGAAGCCATCCGGAAGCAGTTGCAGCACAAATTCGGCGGCAAGGGTGCGCGGGTGGTAGAAGACAACGTCCGGGTTGTGGCCCGTGGATTTGACGAAGTCCGGGAAGTCACGGATAAAGCGATTTCCACGGTGGCCGAGCCGATCCTTCGCCACGAGCTTGCCCTGCCCGTCATGATGCGGGACATTCCCCGGGGAGATGTGAGTCTCAACGATATCCATCGCTTCTGGGAACAGACCGGCGAGTTCTATATGACCGGGCGCGGCAATGACAACATCGTGGATCCCTTTATCGGGCTGAGCGTGGTGCCGGCAAGCACGGGCGTCTTTCGGGACATGAGTCAGATCCGCTTCGACCATCCCCTCTGGGTGCCGGAGAATTGCACGGCCTGCGGTTCGTGCTACACGATTTGTCCCGACAGCGCGATTCCGGGCCTTGTGCATTCGCTCAACGAAATCTTTGACACAGCAACGAAGCGGGCGGAACAGGCCCACGGGCCGACGCGGCACTTGCGCAAAGCCCTGATTCCCGTGGAGAATCGCTTGCGTGGCCGACTCAATACCGAAGGCGAAGCAGCCAATCCACGCGCGATTCTGGCCGAGGTACTCGAAGACGTTGTCGCCGTTGCGGTGCTGCCCGAAGACGAGCGCCCGCGTCTCGAAGAAGAGGCCCAATGGTTCAGCGAAGCGCTGGGCGACTTTCAGTTCTCCATCACCAAGCCCTATTTCGTCCAGAAGGAGAAGGAAAAGCCGGGCAGCGGCGGTCTCCTCTCCATTACCGTGAACCCCTATGCCTGCAAAGGCTGCATGGAGTGCGTCAAGGTTTGTAACGACGACGCGCTCCGCTCCGTTCCTCAGCGTCCGGAAAGCCTCCAGAAGCTGCGCAGCGACTGGGAAGTCTGGCGTGCGCTGCCCACCACCTCGCAGGAATACATCCGTATTGATGATCTGGAAGAGAAGATCGGCGCTCTGGAGACTCTGCTGCTCGACAAGCGCGCCTACTTCACCATGAGCGGCGGCGACGGCGCCTGCCTCGGCTGCGGCGAGAAAACCATCATCCACCTCTTCACGGCGACGGTTGAGGCTTTGATGCAGCGCCGCGTGAAGAAGCACCTCGAACACTTGGAGAATCTCATCGGTCGACTGGAGCAGCATGTACGCCTCAAGTTGGCCAGTACGATTGATCTCAGCAATCCGACCGCGCTCCAGCACGCCATTGAGGGCGCGGGCAACTCCGACCTGACCCTGGGCCGGCTTTCCGAAGGGTTGGACGCGTCCCACGCGCAGGAACCCCTGGATCCGGACTGGCTCAAGTGGGTGACCGGGCTGATGGCCGAATTGAAGCGCCTGCACTGGAAATATACGACCGGAGCCAACCACCAGGGCCGGTCCAGCATGGGTATCATCAATTCCACCGGCTGCACTTCGGTGTGGGGTTCCACCTTCCCCTTCAACCCGTATCCCTTCCCGTGGACCAATCATTTGTTTCAAGATTCGCCCAGCATGGCCATGGGTATTTTCGAGGGACACATGTCCAGGATGGCCGAGGGCTTCAAGGCGATTCGCATGGCGGAACTGGCCCTGACGGGCGACCTTCCCTGGCGCGAGCACGAGAAGAGTCTCACCTACTTCAACTGGCGGGATTTCTCCGATGAAGAATTCCTGCTGTGCCCGCCCGTAGTCTCGGTGGGTGGCGACGGCGCCATGTACGATATCGGCTTCCAGAACCTGTCGCGGCTGATGATGTCGGGCAAGCCAATCAAGGTCATGATTCTGGATACGCAGGTGTACTCCAACACGGGCGGCCAGGCCTGCACCTCCGGTTTCACCGGCCAGGTGTCGGACATGGCCCAGTACGGCAAGGCCTTCCAGGGCAAGGAAGAAATCCGCAAGGAAATCGGCCTCATTGCCATGGCGCACCGCACGACCTACTGCCTGCAGGGCAGCGTCTCCAATGTGACGCACCTCCTCGAAGGCTTCATCGACGGCCTCAACATCCGCCGCCCGGCCCTTTTCAATGTGTATGCGCCCTGCATGCCGGAGCACGGCATCGCGGATGACGTGGCGAGCCTGCAGAGCAAACTGGCCGTCGAGTCGCGGGCCTATCCCATTTTCCGGTACAACCCCGACCTGGGCCCGACGCCTCAAGAGTGCTTCGACCTGGACGGCAATCCCGCGATGGAATCGGACTGGCCGGTCTACACGATTAATTACACCAATGAGGAAGGCGCGCCGGAATCCATGGAGGCGCCCCTGACCTTCGCCGACTTCGCCGTGACCGAAGGGCGCTTCCGGAAGCAGTTCCGCAAGGCCCCGCGCGACACGTGGAACGACAAAATGGTTCCGTTGGCGGACTATATCAAAATGCCCGCCGATGACCGCAAGGGTCTTTTTCCCTACATCTGGATGGTGGGCAAGAAGAACGAACTCATGCGCGTCATTCCCGCCGAGCCCATCGTCAAGGCGGCGGAGGACCGGATCCAGTTCTGGACCATGCTCCGCGCCATCGCTCTGCCGGCGCAGATGCCGGATCGGGAATCGATTGCAACCGAGGTTCGGGCAGAAATGGCCCAGAATCTCGCGGCCCAGTTGCTGCAGATGGTGGGAGGGGGTGGCACGGCCCTGATCGAGGCGGCCGCCTCCGTCAGTGCGCCGGCCGCCGCACCGGTCGCTTCAAACAATGGCAGCTCGGGTGGTCATACGCCGGGCTATATCGACTCCGCCGGCTGCACCGCGTGCAACGAATGCATTCAGATCAATCCAAAAATCTTCGCCTACAATGAGAATAAGAAGGCCTATGTGAAAGATCCGCTGGGCGGTCCCTTTAAGGATCTGGTGCGCGCCGCGGAGAAGTGCACGGCGCAGGTTATCCATCCCGGAACCCCGGCGGACCCGAAGGAAAAGGACCTTGACAAGCTGCTGAAGCGGGCGAAGAAATTCTCTTGA
- the rsxC gene encoding electron transport complex subunit RsxC, with the protein MLNLLREWWDKSPEGLYPPEHKELTAHKAVVRLPFPEVVYVPLSQHVGTPAIALVHPGQEVVRGEPIASASGFMSVPMHAPATGRVRAIMDLTTPRGARVPTIIIDVYPSASQSVLYGFEQDISTMSPEALVGAVQETGVVGLGGAAFPTHVKLRVPDGCTVDTVIANGCECEPRLTTDHRLMVEQPDAVLRGLAVVRKALGAARAVIGVEANKPDAVAALTKAMRDRDEVELRTVATRYPQGAEKILIKSLLKREVPAGGLPSDVGAAVFNVATLAQIGELLPQRQGLIERVITVTGEGIEKPGNYLVPLGTPVRHVLACVGLKPGNARVVFGGPMMGTAVSSWDTPVTKGLSGIVVLPGEDGAAARAERPCIKCGACLEVCPIHLNPCYLGQLARVRDYDRMASQYHLMDCFECGCCSYVCPSDIPLVQYFRIGKQIVRERKAVS; encoded by the coding sequence ATGCTGAACCTGTTGCGAGAATGGTGGGACAAGTCCCCGGAAGGGCTATATCCACCTGAGCACAAGGAGCTCACGGCTCACAAGGCGGTGGTTCGCCTGCCCTTTCCGGAAGTGGTCTACGTACCCCTTTCGCAGCATGTCGGCACGCCCGCCATCGCCCTGGTCCATCCGGGACAGGAAGTGGTTCGCGGCGAGCCGATAGCCAGCGCGTCTGGCTTCATGTCGGTTCCCATGCACGCCCCCGCAACGGGACGTGTTCGGGCGATAATGGACCTGACCACGCCCCGCGGGGCCCGGGTGCCTACGATCATCATCGACGTCTATCCGAGCGCGAGCCAGTCGGTTTTGTACGGCTTCGAACAGGATATATCGACCATGTCGCCCGAGGCGCTGGTCGGCGCGGTTCAGGAGACCGGCGTGGTCGGCCTTGGTGGCGCGGCGTTTCCGACCCACGTGAAGCTGAGGGTTCCGGATGGGTGCACGGTGGATACGGTTATCGCAAACGGATGCGAGTGCGAGCCCCGCCTCACAACCGATCACCGCCTCATGGTTGAGCAGCCGGATGCCGTACTTCGGGGCCTGGCGGTAGTTCGAAAGGCGTTGGGTGCGGCTCGGGCCGTGATCGGCGTTGAAGCGAACAAGCCGGACGCCGTGGCGGCCTTGACCAAGGCCATGCGTGATCGGGACGAGGTGGAACTTCGCACCGTAGCGACGCGCTATCCACAGGGGGCCGAAAAAATCCTCATCAAGTCCCTGCTAAAGCGCGAGGTGCCCGCCGGCGGACTGCCTTCCGATGTTGGGGCGGCGGTTTTCAATGTGGCCACCCTTGCCCAAATCGGCGAGTTGCTTCCGCAGCGGCAGGGCCTCATCGAGCGGGTTATAACGGTGACGGGAGAGGGGATCGAGAAGCCCGGCAACTATCTGGTTCCGCTGGGGACGCCAGTCCGGCATGTTCTGGCCTGCGTCGGATTGAAACCGGGGAATGCACGGGTGGTCTTCGGCGGACCGATGATGGGCACGGCCGTCAGTTCCTGGGATACGCCCGTTACCAAGGGCCTATCCGGTATTGTGGTTCTGCCCGGCGAAGACGGTGCCGCCGCGAGGGCGGAGCGCCCCTGCATCAAGTGTGGCGCCTGTCTCGAAGTTTGCCCGATTCATTTGAATCCCTGTTACCTGGGGCAGCTCGCCAGGGTCCGGGACTATGATCGCATGGCGTCGCAGTATCACCTGATGGATTGCTTCGAGTGCGGCTGCTGCTCCTATGTGTGTCCGTCGGACATACCGCTGGTTCAGTACTTCCGGATCGGCAAGCAGATCGTTCGGGAACGAAAGGCGGTTTCATGA
- a CDS encoding RnfABCDGE type electron transport complex subunit D, with the protein MSANGHLLELQAAPHVHRKAGVDAIMYQVILALLPLCAFSVWQFGLSALALIVTSTVACLLAEALFNVFSGRPSSLSDGSAAITGLLLALTLPPGLPLWMAALGGAISIGLGKALFGGLGANVFNPALVGRAFLQASYPVALTTWSPAFASGRFATFIPSSLAPPFCSPPAVDAWVLEHAVDGFSGATPLSLQKFSQVGTGLWDLLLGTTAGSAGETSALLIAVAGAFLVVRRIVNWRIPVAVLGSAFLMSTAFHLYDSTACPGPFFMLFSGGLMLGAFFMASDMVGSPVTPRGIWIYGAFIGSLTIVIRVKGGLPEGVMYAILLGNALSPLIDQWTQPRVFGERKASHG; encoded by the coding sequence ATGAGCGCCAACGGGCATCTGCTGGAGCTTCAGGCCGCGCCCCACGTACACCGGAAAGCGGGTGTCGACGCGATCATGTATCAAGTGATTCTCGCGCTGCTGCCCCTCTGCGCCTTCAGTGTCTGGCAGTTTGGCCTGAGTGCGCTCGCCCTGATCGTCACAAGTACGGTGGCCTGCCTCCTGGCCGAGGCGCTCTTCAATGTGTTCTCGGGCAGGCCCTCAAGCCTTTCCGATGGCAGCGCCGCCATCACCGGACTGCTACTGGCCCTGACGCTGCCACCGGGCCTGCCGCTCTGGATGGCGGCGCTCGGCGGCGCAATTTCCATCGGACTGGGCAAGGCGCTCTTCGGAGGCCTGGGCGCCAATGTATTCAATCCCGCGCTCGTGGGGCGAGCCTTCCTTCAGGCTTCCTACCCCGTTGCGCTCACCACCTGGTCGCCCGCCTTCGCATCGGGGCGATTCGCAACCTTCATCCCGTCGTCCCTCGCGCCGCCCTTCTGCTCTCCGCCCGCGGTCGACGCCTGGGTTCTGGAACACGCCGTGGACGGTTTCAGTGGCGCCACGCCCTTGTCTTTGCAGAAATTCAGCCAGGTTGGCACGGGCCTCTGGGATCTGCTCCTCGGGACGACGGCCGGATCGGCGGGGGAAACCAGCGCCCTGCTCATCGCAGTCGCCGGGGCCTTTCTCGTCGTACGCAGAATCGTAAACTGGCGAATCCCGGTCGCCGTACTCGGCTCGGCCTTCCTGATGAGCACGGCCTTCCATCTATACGATTCCACCGCCTGCCCCGGACCCTTTTTCATGCTTTTCTCCGGCGGCCTTATGCTGGGTGCATTCTTCATGGCTTCGGATATGGTCGGTTCACCGGTGACACCGCGCGGAATCTGGATCTACGGCGCTTTCATTGGTTCCCTGACAATTGTAATCCGAGTGAAAGGCGGCCTCCCCGAGGGCGTCATGTACGCGATACTGCTCGGTAATGCCCTGAGCCCCCTCATTGACCAGTGGACCCAGCCGCGTGTATTCGGCGAGCGGAAGGCGAGTCATGGCTGA
- a CDS encoding RnfABCDGE type electron transport complex subunit B, translating to MSDLLIALLLMSGLGVLLSLGLALADRRLYVEFDPRIDRIAGMLPGTNCGACGRPGCRAFAESVLAGLSAPAACTVSGPAGLKALAKVLGVEAGATTRRVARLACAGGSNVARNRAVYQNVTSCRAAALIAGGGKGCVWGCLGLGDCEAVCGFGAIRMNEHNLPVVDEARCTACNDCVEVCPKDLFSIHPTSHHLWVACKSLDEGDAALAECAVACTGCARCAADAERGGVAMVGALPVVDYNRNAVFSREIIQRCPTGAIVWIGDNGSVEKGAASPPVIRRSPLPVMTIDRP from the coding sequence ATGTCGGACCTGCTGATAGCTCTATTATTGATGTCGGGACTTGGTGTGCTGCTCTCCCTGGGCTTGGCCCTGGCCGACCGGCGCCTGTATGTTGAATTTGACCCCCGCATTGATCGAATCGCGGGTATGCTCCCCGGAACCAATTGCGGCGCTTGCGGTCGCCCCGGCTGTCGCGCCTTTGCGGAGTCGGTTCTCGCGGGCCTGAGCGCGCCAGCGGCATGCACGGTGAGTGGTCCGGCGGGACTCAAGGCGCTGGCGAAGGTTCTGGGGGTGGAGGCGGGCGCCACGACGCGGCGGGTTGCACGACTCGCCTGTGCCGGCGGGAGCAACGTGGCCCGGAACCGGGCGGTCTACCAGAATGTGACGAGTTGCCGCGCCGCAGCCCTGATTGCCGGGGGTGGCAAGGGATGCGTCTGGGGTTGTCTGGGGTTGGGGGACTGCGAGGCGGTTTGTGGTTTCGGCGCTATCCGGATGAATGAACACAACCTGCCGGTGGTGGACGAAGCCCGGTGCACGGCCTGCAACGACTGCGTCGAAGTGTGCCCCAAAGATCTTTTTTCCATTCATCCCACCAGCCACCACCTCTGGGTGGCTTGCAAGAGTCTCGACGAAGGCGATGCGGCCCTGGCCGAGTGCGCGGTGGCTTGCACGGGTTGCGCCCGTTGCGCGGCGGACGCGGAGCGGGGCGGAGTCGCCATGGTGGGCGCGCTCCCGGTGGTGGATTATAACCGCAACGCGGTTTTTTCACGAGAGATTATCCAGCGATGCCCGACCGGGGCCATTGTCTGGATTGGTGATAATGGTTCGGTGGAAAAGGGTGCGGCGTCTCCTCCCGTCATCCGGCGGTCGCCGCTTCCGGTGATGACGATCGATAGACCCTGA
- a CDS encoding isoprenylcysteine carboxylmethyltransferase family protein, which translates to MSRDLEYRIALILIAAVHLAISQRQLRRAGAGASAAGPRAEGFWLAAGTGLFFLTFCATAALRLIAPDWLPWLELPLSGPLRWLGLALMSLGAALHLWGARHLGRNLTVTISTIEGHQLVTTGPYRWIRHPLYTGGMLESLGACLLLASGIVGASALAFWILIVVRTPREEARLLETFGADYTRYAKQVGRFLPRRIPPRIV; encoded by the coding sequence ATGTCCAGAGACCTTGAATATCGCATCGCCCTGATTCTCATCGCCGCAGTGCACCTGGCGATCAGCCAGCGCCAACTCCGCCGCGCGGGGGCTGGAGCGTCCGCGGCAGGGCCGAGAGCCGAAGGATTCTGGCTGGCGGCGGGGACGGGCCTGTTCTTCCTCACGTTTTGCGCAACCGCAGCGCTCCGCCTGATTGCGCCAGACTGGCTTCCCTGGCTTGAGCTGCCCCTGAGCGGCCCGTTGCGCTGGCTCGGTTTGGCGCTTATGTCTCTGGGCGCGGCGCTACACCTCTGGGGCGCCAGGCATCTGGGCCGCAACCTGACGGTCACGATCAGCACGATTGAAGGCCACCAACTGGTGACCACGGGCCCCTATCGGTGGATACGCCATCCTCTTTACACGGGCGGGATGCTGGAGTCGCTCGGCGCTTGCCTGCTCCTCGCCAGCGGAATCGTCGGCGCAAGCGCCCTCGCCTTCTGGATCCTGATCGTGGTCCGGACACCGCGCGAAGAGGCCCGGCTCCTGGAAACCTTCGGGGCGGACTATACCCGCTACGCGAAGCAGGTCGGGCGCTTTCTCCCCCGGCGTATCCCCCCGCGAATCGTATAA